One window of Nymphaea colorata isolate Beijing-Zhang1983 chromosome 1, ASM883128v2, whole genome shotgun sequence genomic DNA carries:
- the LOC116267735 gene encoding probable LRR receptor-like serine/threonine-protein kinase At1g05700: MLPMFMMINPFCVFLLLCQSSTLLLAAAQKGFLNIDCGLPANATYRSETTLEYVSDSKFTSNGFEKQLDSGIPNDAPTIYRTLRYFPRYKRNCYSLPVTQGTNYLVRASFMYGNYDGANTAPSFDLYLGVDLWDTVKLDNATHMYWTEMLSSATTATMSVCLVNTSMGVPFISGLELRPLSGINGYKVNATSSLVTFQRVDVGGTASVRFPDDAYDRIWTPSSSRYGTPVSTAATLNEQGTRFSLPPAVMRTAVASAHPILITWSGEPSDSYHFVLGFGEVLASTLQRNLTIKLNGDHWYGPFSLNNRDIFTVFTTRPFHLAQYSFTVEASQGSDYGPILNAFEVYRFVQPGGAATFPQDVLAIKAVQDYYQIKKNWNADPCLPLDAPWDGLTCSLDNQSSPRIEALDLSNAGLSGAISVHLSQLTALRKLNLSMNNIRGSLPSFLADLPYLSDIDLSSNNLSGSIPSGLKEKEATGLTLRIDNNPQICQQDPCNQGKASDKKRNLIVIISVASSSVVAVGVIILAFITVNSKRKRRDNNRGRKSSRPSGKMCTFAYDEIVEITNNFERVIGKGGSCTVFYGRLWDGREVAVKLMTGIFSQGIKEYTAEVELLMKVHHKCLVSFIGFCDEDQKMILVYEYMKNGDLQMLLSDEIETSDMLDWRQRLQIAHSVAKGLEYLHAGCRPPIIHRDVKTKNILLNDKLEAKIADFGLSKICITEETTHVSTVVAGTPGYIDPEYYSTNKLTEKSDVYSFGVVLFELITGQNAVLTRGSQRVHNLEFVMPKIMSGDVASIVDRRLQGEYDINSVWKVAEMAIACTAKKGITRPTMTEIVRELEEAIDIGTEHQLQSKRQSKELGSILLSTNPALLDMDSFSHPSAR, from the exons GCTTCCTCAACATCGACTGCGGGCTTCCGGCCAATGCAACCTACAGAAGTGAAACCACTCTCGAGTACGTCTCCGACAGTAAATTCACAAGCAACGGGTTCGAGAAGCAGCTCGACTCTGGCATCCCCAACGATGCGCCAACGATCTACCGGACTCTTAGATACTTCCCTCGTTACAAGAGGAACTGCTACAGTCTGCCTGTGACCCAGGGCACCAACTATCTGGTTCGGGCATCCTTCATGTATGGCAACTATGACGGAGCCAACACGGCCCCCAGCTTCGATCTCTACCTTGGAGTTGATCTTTGGGATACCGTCAAGCTAGACAACGCAACTCATATGTACTGGACGGAGATGCTAAGCAGTGCAACAACAGCAACCATGAGCGTGTGCCTTGTTAATACTTCAATGGGCGTGCCCTTTATTTCGGGTTTGGAGCTCCGTCCCCTCAGCGGTATCAATGGTTACAAGGTGAATGCCACTTCTTCACTTGTGACCTTCCAGAGGGTAGACGTTGGTGGAACTGCATCTGTGAG GTTCCCCGATGATGCATACGATCGTATTTGGACACCAAGCTCTTCCCGATACGGAACTCCCGTCAGCACCGCTGCGACTCTAAACGAGCAGGGAACTCGCTTCAGTTTGCCGCCCGCAGTAATGCGAACTGCAGTCGCCTCTGCACATCCCATACTCATCACCTGGTCAGGTGAGCCCTCTGACAGCTACCATTTTGTTTTGGGATTTGGTGAGGTGCTAGCGTCGACGCTCCAGAGGAACTTGACGATAAAGTTGAACGGTGACCATTGGTATGGGCCCTTCAGCCTCAACAACCGTGACATATTCACCGTTTTCACGACAAGGCCTTTCCACCTTGCCCAGTACTCTTTCACGGTGGAGGCCAGCCAAGGTTCAGACTATGGCCCCATCCTCAACGCCTTTGAGGTTTACAGGTTCGTCCAGCCCGGTGGCGCTGCAACTTTTCCTCAAGACG TTCTTGCTATCAAGGCCGTGCAAGATTACTACCAGATAAAAAAGAATTGGAACGCCGATCCATGCTTACCTCTCGATGCTCCTTGGGACGGCTTGACCTGCAGCCTTGACAATCAATCGTCTCCAAGAATAGAAGCCCT GGATCTGTCTAATGCTGGACTAAGTGGTGCAATTTCCGTCCATCTTTCGCAATTAACAGCACTCAGAAAATT GAACTTATCAATGAACAATATTCGTGGATCTTTGCCATCTTTTCTAGCAGACTTGCCGTACCTGTCCGATAT AGATTTGTCGAGCAATAATTTGTCGGGATCAATTCCGAGTGGTTTGAAGGAAAAGGAGGCAACTGGGCTCACATTGAG GATCGACAACAATCCCCAGATATGCCAACAAGATCCCTGCAACCAGGGAAAAGCAAGTGATAAGAAGAGAAATTTGATAGTTATAATCTCAGTGGCGTCTTCGTCAGTTGTGGCTGTAGGTGTAATAATACTGGCGTTCATCACGGTCAACTCAAAGAGAAAGAGGCGAG ACAATAATCGAGGGCGAAAATCTTCACGACCTAGTGGGAAAATGTGCACTTTCGCATATGATGAAATTGTGGAAATCACCAATAACTTCGAAAGGGTGATAGGCAAAGGGGGATCCTGCACTGTCTTTTATGGTCGACTTTGGGATGGCCGAGAAGTTGCAGTTAAATTAATGACCGGCATATTTTCACAAGGAATCAAGGAGTACACTGCCGAG GTTGAGCTGTTAATGAAAGTTCACCACAAGTGTTTGGTTTCTTTTATTGGGTTCTGTGATGAAGATCAGAAAATGATCCTGGTCTACGAGTACATGAAGAACGGAGACCTGCAGATGTTACTCTCAG ATGAAATAGAAACATCAGATATGTTGGACTGGAGACAAAGACTGCAAATCGCTCACAGCGTTGCAAAGG GATTGGAGTATCTGCATGCCGGATGTAGACCACCAATAATACACAGAGACGTCAAGACGAAAAACATCCTCTTAAATGACAAATTGGAAGCCAAGATTGCAGACTTTGGTCTGTCCAAGATATGCATTACAGAAGAGACAACGCATGTATCAACTGTAGTTGCTGGAACACCTGGATACATAGACCCTGA GTATTACTCTACAAACAAACTTACGGAGAAGAGCGATGTTTATAGCTTTGGAGTCGTCCTGTTTGAGCTCATCACAGGCCAGAATGCTGTACTCACTCGAGGATCGCAGAGAGTCCATAATCTTGAATTTGTGATGCCCAAAATCATGAGCGGAGATGTTGCGAGCATAGTAGACCGTCGGTTGCAGGGCGAATATGATATCAATTCCGTATGGAAAGTCGCAGAGATGGCAATTGCATGCACCGCAAAGAAAGGAATCACGCGGCCTACCATGACTGAAATTGTGAGAGAACTGGAGGAGGCCATAGATATCGGGACTGAGCACCAGTTGCAAAGCAAAAGGCAATCTAAGGAACTGGGCTCCATATTACTGTCAACGAATCCAGCTCTCCTGGACATGGATTCTTTTTCTCATCCTTCAGCAAGGTAA
- the LOC116252538 gene encoding meiotic nuclear division protein 1 homolog isoform X1 produces MSKKRGLSLEEKREHILQIFYESHDFFLLRELEKLGPKKGVVSQTVKDVVQSLVDDDLVLKDKIGSSVYFWSLPSCAGNQLRNTHYKLEADIKASKKRLAELVELRENLKKGREDSDERNSALEEMKIVERKYNALKDEMELYADNDPATLDAMKSATEIAVSATNRWTDNIFTVQHWCSQNFPQAREQLGHLYGEVGITEDLDYIEPSKV; encoded by the exons ATG tcGAAGAAGCGAGGTCTATCATTGGAAGAGAAGCGTGAGCATATCCTTCAGATCTTCTATGAGTCGCATGATTTTTTCCTG CTCAGAGAACTTGAGAAACTAGGTCCTAAGAAAGGCGTTGTTAGCCAGACTGTGAAAGATGTGGTCCAGAGTTTAGTGGACGATGACCTTGTGCTGAAAGACAAGATTGGAAGTTCT GTTTACTTCTGGAGCCTACCTAGTTGTGCAGGAAACCAG CTACGGAATACACATTATAAGCTGGAAGCTGATATCAAAGCTAGTAAGAAGCGTCTTGCTGAGCTCGTTGAATTGAGAGAGAACCTAAAGAAAGGCAGGGAGGACTCA GATGAAAGGAACAGTGCTCTTGAGGAGATGAAGATTGTAGAACGGAAATACAATGCACTTAAG GATGAAATGGAGCTCTATGCTGACAATGACCCAGCCACCCTTGATGCAATGa AAAGTGCTACTGAAATTGCAGTTTCTGCAACAAATAGATGGACAG ACAACATTTTTACAGTGCAACACTGGTGCTCGCAAAATTTTCCTCAAGCAAGGGAACAACTTGGACATTTATATGGAGAG GTTGGAATTACAGAAGATCTAGACTACATAGAGCCATCAAAAGTCTGA
- the LOC116252538 gene encoding meiotic nuclear division protein 1 homolog isoform X2 gives MSKKRGLSLEEKREHILQIFYESHDFFLVYFWSLPSCAGNQLRNTHYKLEADIKASKKRLAELVELRENLKKGREDSDERNSALEEMKIVERKYNALKDEMELYADNDPATLDAMKSATEIAVSATNRWTDNIFTVQHWCSQNFPQAREQLGHLYGEVGITEDLDYIEPSKV, from the exons ATG tcGAAGAAGCGAGGTCTATCATTGGAAGAGAAGCGTGAGCATATCCTTCAGATCTTCTATGAGTCGCATGATTTTTTCCTG GTTTACTTCTGGAGCCTACCTAGTTGTGCAGGAAACCAG CTACGGAATACACATTATAAGCTGGAAGCTGATATCAAAGCTAGTAAGAAGCGTCTTGCTGAGCTCGTTGAATTGAGAGAGAACCTAAAGAAAGGCAGGGAGGACTCA GATGAAAGGAACAGTGCTCTTGAGGAGATGAAGATTGTAGAACGGAAATACAATGCACTTAAG GATGAAATGGAGCTCTATGCTGACAATGACCCAGCCACCCTTGATGCAATGa AAAGTGCTACTGAAATTGCAGTTTCTGCAACAAATAGATGGACAG ACAACATTTTTACAGTGCAACACTGGTGCTCGCAAAATTTTCCTCAAGCAAGGGAACAACTTGGACATTTATATGGAGAG GTTGGAATTACAGAAGATCTAGACTACATAGAGCCATCAAAAGTCTGA